The Methyloferula stellata AR4 genome includes a window with the following:
- the pyrF gene encoding orotidine-5'-phosphate decarboxylase, with protein MNAALSARDKLIVALDVASVAEAEAMVARLGDSVTFYKVGMELAYASGGFLFAEQLIKSGKKVFLDLKLHDIPTTVTRATAQVARLGASFLTVHAFPQTMAAAKAGVAGSGLKLLAVTVMTSYDDADLAAAGYAFGVKDLVARRAAQAEAAGIDGLILSAEEVSAMRAAFGTKLILVTPGIRPAGAEAADQKRIMTPKSAIAAGADHLVIGRPVTQAPDPKAAAEAIVAETASA; from the coding sequence ATGAACGCCGCGCTTTCCGCGCGCGATAAACTGATCGTGGCGCTGGATGTCGCCAGCGTCGCGGAAGCCGAAGCCATGGTGGCGCGGCTCGGCGACAGCGTGACATTCTATAAGGTCGGGATGGAGCTCGCCTATGCGAGCGGCGGGTTTTTGTTCGCCGAGCAACTGATCAAAAGCGGCAAAAAAGTTTTTCTCGACCTCAAACTGCATGACATTCCAACGACCGTCACGCGCGCGACGGCGCAGGTGGCGCGATTGGGCGCAAGCTTCCTCACCGTTCACGCCTTTCCGCAGACGATGGCCGCCGCAAAAGCAGGCGTCGCGGGCTCCGGCCTGAAGCTTCTCGCCGTTACCGTGATGACGTCTTATGACGATGCCGATCTCGCCGCGGCCGGCTATGCGTTCGGCGTGAAGGATCTCGTCGCCCGCCGCGCCGCCCAGGCCGAAGCCGCCGGTATCGACGGCCTCATCCTTTCGGCGGAAGAAGTCTCCGCCATGCGCGCCGCTTTCGGCACAAAACTCATCCTGGTTACGCCCGGCATCAGGCCGGCCGGTGCGGAAGCGGCGGATCAGAAAAGAATTATGACACCGAAATCGGCGATCGCGGCCGGCGCCGACCATCTCGTCATCGGCCGGCCCGTCACGCAAGCGCCGGACCCCAAGGCCGCCGCTGAAGCTATCGTCGCCGAAACCGCATCTGCGTGA
- the dnaJ gene encoding molecular chaperone DnaJ codes for MAKRCYYEVLGVTKTCTEVEMKTAFRKAAMQHHPDRNPGNADAEVKFKELNEAYQILSDGQKRAAYDRYGHAAFEQGGFGGGGGDGFSSSMADIFDDLFGDVMGRRGGRANANRGSDLRYNLEITLEDAFNGKTASLKVPTSISCEACSGTGAKPGAKPRVCPTCGGQGRVRAQQGFFAIERTCPHCYGRGEIIDDPCTSCSGTGRTTRERALQVNVPAGVEDGTRIRLTGEGEAGLRGGPPGDLYIFVSTKPHPFFQRDGADLFCRVPISMVQASLGGEVQVHTVDGGESRVKIPEGTQSGKQFKLKSKGMPVLRSRDVGDLYIQVTVETPQNLTKRQRELLTEFEAESSTKTHPESSGFFAKMKDFFENLGGQ; via the coding sequence ATGGCTAAACGTTGCTATTACGAAGTCTTGGGCGTTACAAAGACGTGCACCGAAGTCGAGATGAAGACCGCTTTCCGCAAGGCGGCGATGCAACACCATCCCGACCGCAATCCCGGCAATGCCGACGCCGAAGTCAAATTCAAGGAATTGAACGAGGCCTATCAAATCCTGTCCGACGGGCAGAAGCGCGCTGCCTATGACCGCTACGGCCATGCCGCCTTCGAGCAAGGCGGCTTCGGCGGCGGAGGCGGCGACGGCTTCTCCTCCTCCATGGCCGATATTTTCGACGATCTCTTCGGCGACGTCATGGGACGCCGCGGCGGCCGCGCCAATGCCAATCGCGGTTCGGATCTTCGCTATAATCTCGAAATCACCCTCGAAGACGCATTCAACGGCAAGACCGCCAGCCTGAAAGTGCCGACCTCGATTTCCTGCGAGGCCTGTTCGGGCACCGGCGCCAAGCCCGGCGCCAAACCCCGCGTCTGCCCGACCTGCGGCGGCCAGGGCCGCGTGCGGGCGCAGCAGGGCTTCTTTGCGATCGAACGCACCTGCCCGCATTGTTACGGACGCGGCGAGATCATCGACGATCCCTGCACCTCTTGCAGCGGCACCGGCCGCACGACGCGCGAGCGCGCCTTGCAGGTCAATGTCCCGGCCGGCGTCGAAGACGGCACGCGTATCCGCCTGACCGGCGAGGGCGAAGCCGGGTTGCGCGGCGGCCCCCCCGGCGATCTTTATATTTTCGTCTCGACCAAGCCGCATCCCTTCTTCCAGCGCGATGGGGCGGATCTTTTCTGCCGCGTGCCGATTTCCATGGTGCAGGCGTCACTCGGCGGCGAAGTCCAGGTCCATACCGTCGATGGCGGCGAGTCGCGGGTCAAAATTCCGGAAGGCACCCAATCCGGCAAGCAATTCAAGCTGAAAAGCAAAGGCATGCCGGTTTTGCGATCGCGCGACGTCGGCGACCTCTATATCCAGGTCACGGTGGAAACGCCGCAGAACCTCACCAAGCGCCAGCGCGAATTGCTCACCGAATTCGAAGCCGAATCATCGACGAAGACGCATCCCGAATCCTCCGGCTTTTTTGCCAAGATGAAGGATTTCTTCGAAAATTTGGGCGGCCAATAG
- the dnaK gene encoding molecular chaperone DnaK, with the protein MAKVIGIDLGTTNSCVAVMEGTTPKVIENAEGARTTPSIVAFTDDGERLVGQPAKRQAVTNPERTFFAIKRLIGRTYNDPMTQKDLSLVPYKIIKAANGDAWVEADGKQYSPSQISAFILQKMKETAEAYLGQGVSQAVITVPAYFNDAQRQATKDAGKIAGLEVLRIINEPTAAALAYGLDKKSSGTIAVYDLGGGTFDVSILEIGDGVFEVKSTNGDTFLGGEDFDMRLVEYLADEFKKESGIDLKKDKLALQRLKEAAEKAKMELSSATQTEINLPYITADASGPKHLTLKLTRAKFEALVDDLIQKTVEPCRKALKDAGLTAAEISEVVLVGGMTRMPKVQEVVKQFFGKEPHKGVNPDEVVAIGAAVQAGVLQGDVKDVLLLDVTPLSLGIETLGGVFTRLIDRNTTIPTKKSQVFSTAEDTQTAVTIRVFQGEREMAADNKLLGQFDLVGIPPAPRGVPQIEVTFDIDANGIVNVTAKDKATNKEQQIRIQASGGLSDADIDKMVKDAEMHAAEDKKRRELVDAKNEAEALIHSTEKSVAEYGDKVSAADKSAVEAAIDAVKAVLGTEDVDGIKAKVNDLMQASMKLGEAMYKAQQSDGAAAAGGEEEKKDDVIDADFKEVGPDDKKKSA; encoded by the coding sequence ATGGCAAAAGTCATCGGCATCGATCTTGGCACCACAAATTCCTGCGTGGCGGTCATGGAGGGTACGACGCCGAAGGTGATCGAAAACGCCGAAGGGGCACGCACGACGCCTTCCATCGTCGCTTTCACGGATGACGGCGAACGCCTCGTCGGCCAGCCGGCGAAACGGCAGGCCGTTACCAATCCGGAACGGACATTCTTCGCAATCAAGCGTCTCATCGGGCGCACCTATAATGATCCGATGACTCAGAAGGATCTGAGTCTCGTCCCCTATAAGATCATCAAGGCCGCCAATGGCGACGCCTGGGTCGAGGCGGACGGCAAGCAATATTCCCCCTCGCAGATTTCAGCCTTCATCCTGCAAAAGATGAAGGAGACGGCCGAGGCCTATCTCGGTCAGGGCGTCTCCCAGGCAGTCATCACGGTTCCGGCCTATTTCAACGACGCCCAGCGTCAGGCCACCAAGGATGCCGGCAAGATCGCCGGGCTTGAAGTGCTCCGCATCATCAACGAGCCGACCGCCGCGGCGCTCGCCTACGGCCTCGACAAGAAGAGTTCCGGCACGATCGCCGTCTATGACTTGGGCGGCGGCACCTTCGACGTGTCGATCCTCGAGATCGGCGACGGCGTCTTCGAAGTGAAGTCGACGAACGGCGATACGTTCCTCGGCGGTGAAGACTTCGACATGCGCCTCGTCGAATATCTCGCGGACGAATTCAAGAAGGAAAGCGGCATCGATCTGAAGAAGGACAAGCTTGCCCTTCAGCGCCTGAAAGAGGCGGCTGAGAAGGCCAAGATGGAATTGTCCTCGGCGACCCAGACCGAGATCAACCTGCCCTACATCACCGCCGACGCCTCGGGTCCGAAACATCTGACCTTGAAGCTGACGCGGGCGAAGTTCGAAGCCCTCGTCGACGACCTGATCCAGAAGACCGTCGAGCCCTGCCGCAAGGCCTTGAAGGATGCCGGCCTCACGGCTGCTGAAATCTCGGAAGTCGTTCTCGTCGGCGGCATGACCCGCATGCCGAAGGTCCAGGAAGTCGTGAAGCAGTTCTTCGGCAAGGAGCCCCATAAGGGCGTCAACCCGGACGAAGTGGTCGCCATCGGCGCCGCGGTCCAGGCCGGCGTGCTGCAGGGCGACGTCAAGGACGTGCTGCTGCTCGACGTGACGCCGCTGTCGCTCGGCATCGAAACTTTGGGCGGCGTGTTCACGCGGCTCATCGACCGCAACACGACGATCCCGACGAAGAAGAGCCAGGTGTTCTCGACGGCCGAAGACACGCAGACGGCTGTCACCATCCGCGTCTTCCAAGGCGAGCGCGAAATGGCGGCCGACAACAAGCTCTTGGGCCAGTTCGACCTCGTCGGCATTCCGCCAGCGCCGCGCGGCGTACCTCAGATCGAAGTCACCTTCGATATCGACGCCAATGGCATCGTGAATGTGACGGCGAAGGACAAGGCCACGAACAAAGAGCAGCAGATCCGCATCCAGGCCTCCGGCGGCCTTTCGGACGCCGACATCGACAAGATGGTCAAGGACGCGGAGATGCACGCGGCCGAGGACAAGAAACGCCGCGAACTGGTCGATGCCAAGAACGAGGCGGAAGCCTTGATCCACTCGACCGAGAAGTCGGTCGCCGAATATGGCGACAAGGTCTCGGCCGCGGATAAGAGCGCTGTCGAAGCGGCCATCGACGCCGTGAAAGCGGTGCTCGGAACCGAGGACGTCGACGGCATCAAAGCGAAGGTCAATGACCTTATGCAGGCCTCGATGAAGCTCGGCGAGGCCATGTATAAGGCCCAGCAGTCCGACGGCGCCGCGGCTGCCGGCGGCGAGGAAGAGAAGAAGGACGACGTCATCGACGCCGACTTCAAAGAGGTCGGCCCCGACGACAAGAAGAAATCGGCCTAA
- a CDS encoding DUF2244 domain-containing protein, with the protein MITPKWSAPGQDAAHSDVSENCDPPILSLRLQPHRSLTKGNFRLLLMIFSGASFFTSLPFIMLGAWPVAGFMGLDVAAFYFAFRANFRAARAYEDVLLTPFELRFAKVSAKGARAEWRFNPAWVRLDREEHEEFGTQRLAFVSRGRSVEVGPFLGPAEKAKLAVSLSRALAEARRGPRFS; encoded by the coding sequence ATGATCACACCCAAATGGAGCGCGCCGGGGCAGGATGCTGCTCATTCCGACGTTTCCGAAAACTGTGATCCGCCGATCCTCTCTTTGCGTCTGCAGCCGCATCGGTCGCTGACGAAAGGCAATTTCCGTCTGCTTTTGATGATTTTCTCAGGCGCGAGTTTTTTCACGAGCCTGCCCTTCATCATGCTCGGGGCCTGGCCTGTCGCGGGCTTCATGGGGCTCGATGTCGCCGCCTTCTATTTTGCCTTCCGGGCCAATTTTCGCGCCGCGCGCGCCTATGAAGACGTGTTGTTGACGCCTTTCGAACTGCGCTTCGCCAAGGTCAGCGCGAAGGGCGCGCGGGCCGAATGGCGCTTCAATCCCGCCTGGGTCCGGCTCGACCGTGAGGAACACGAAGAGTTCGGCACCCAGAGGCTCGCCTTCGTCTCGCGCGGCCGCAGCGTGGAGGTCGGGCCTTTTCTCGGCCCGGCGGAAAAAGCGAAGCTCGCCGTCAGCCTGTCACGCGCGCTGGCCGAAGCACGCCGCGGACCGCGCTTTTCTTAA
- the nth gene encoding endonuclease III, producing MEKISTRGNKIPAPSAKPRASSLGKALTQGQSSKGEGSKSKPGVPTPASAKRPRQKKPDPKIVREIFERFRAAEPHPKGELEHVNAFTFLVAVVLSAQATDAGVNKATRALFAAADSPQKMLALGEDKVRDMIKTIGLFRGKAKNVILLSKRLLDVYGGKIPETREELQTLPGVGRKTANVVMNNAFGAPTIAVDTHLFRVSNRIPLARGKTPLAVELGLEKIIPDEFKQHAHHWLILHGRYVCKARRPECERCIISDLCTSPEKRV from the coding sequence GTGGAAAAAATTTCAACGCGTGGGAACAAGATACCGGCGCCTTCGGCGAAACCACGGGCCTCCAGCCTTGGCAAAGCGCTGACCCAGGGCCAAAGTTCCAAGGGCGAAGGGTCCAAATCCAAACCGGGGGTGCCGACACCCGCATCCGCAAAGCGGCCGCGCCAAAAAAAGCCCGATCCCAAAATCGTCCGCGAGATTTTCGAGCGCTTTCGGGCCGCCGAACCGCATCCCAAAGGTGAACTCGAACACGTCAACGCGTTTACGTTTCTTGTCGCCGTCGTTTTGTCGGCGCAGGCGACGGATGCGGGCGTCAACAAGGCGACGCGGGCGCTTTTCGCCGCGGCCGACAGCCCGCAAAAAATGCTGGCGCTCGGCGAAGACAAAGTCCGCGACATGATCAAGACGATCGGGCTTTTCCGCGGCAAGGCGAAGAACGTGATTTTATTGTCGAAGCGCCTGCTCGATGTCTATGGCGGGAAAATCCCCGAAACGCGGGAGGAGCTGCAAACCTTGCCGGGCGTCGGCCGCAAGACGGCCAATGTCGTGATGAACAATGCCTTCGGTGCGCCGACCATCGCGGTCGATACGCATCTCTTCCGGGTGTCCAACCGGATTCCATTGGCGCGCGGCAAGACGCCGCTTGCCGTGGAACTCGGGCTCGAAAAGATCATTCCGGACGAATTCAAGCAGCATGCCCATCATTGGCTCATTCTGCATGGTCGTTATGTGTGCAAGGCGCGCCGCCCCGAGTGCGAGCGCTGCATCATTTCTGATCTTTGCACCTCGCCCGAGAAGCGGGTCTGA
- the rimP gene encoding ribosome maturation factor RimP → MEQTLDHALQEPRLIDETGVAARVAHVAGPVLADLGFRLVRVKLSAQAGTTVQIMAERPDGTMTVDDCEKVSQALSPVLDVEDPVKQAYRLEISSPGIDRPLVRISDFGRALGLEARVEMNHGVGADGRKRFRGLIGAVEGEGSSAHIKLTRTDAKPGESEEALLPLRDIGEARLVLTEDLIRAALKAAKAAEAAAPETDGAEPDDEASSVAPARRGPGRFARGAKVDMSKTTGKSKPLIPSGVRTEFKKAKTGRPVQGDARPAAKPPAK, encoded by the coding sequence ATGGAGCAAACCCTGGATCACGCACTTCAAGAGCCAAGGCTGATCGACGAGACGGGCGTCGCCGCCCGGGTGGCGCATGTTGCCGGGCCCGTTTTGGCCGATCTCGGATTTCGCCTCGTGCGCGTCAAGCTTTCGGCGCAGGCGGGCACGACAGTGCAGATCATGGCCGAGCGGCCGGACGGCACCATGACGGTCGATGATTGCGAGAAGGTGAGCCAGGCTCTGTCGCCCGTGCTCGATGTGGAAGACCCAGTCAAACAGGCCTATAGGCTTGAAATCTCATCGCCTGGGATCGACAGGCCCTTGGTGCGCATCTCGGATTTCGGCCGGGCGCTCGGGCTCGAAGCGCGGGTTGAGATGAATCATGGCGTCGGCGCCGATGGGCGCAAAAGGTTTCGCGGTCTCATCGGCGCGGTGGAGGGCGAAGGCTCTTCTGCCCATATCAAGCTGACGCGGACGGATGCCAAGCCCGGCGAAAGCGAAGAGGCGCTTCTTCCCTTGCGCGACATCGGCGAGGCGCGGCTGGTTCTAACCGAGGATTTGATTCGTGCCGCGCTCAAAGCCGCGAAAGCGGCCGAAGCGGCGGCGCCGGAGACGGACGGCGCGGAGCCGGATGACGAGGCTTCGTCCGTGGCGCCTGCGCGGCGCGGACCGGGCCGTTTCGCCCGCGGCGCCAAGGTCGATATGAGCAAGACGACGGGTAAGAGCAAACCCCTGATTCCGTCCGGAGTCAGGACAGAATTCAAGAAGGCCAAGACTGGAAGGCCCGTGCAGGGCGACGCACGTCCTGCGGCAAAGCCGCCAGCGAAATAG
- the nusA gene encoding transcription termination factor NusA: protein MAVSANKLELLQIADAVAREKSIDRQIVLASMEDAMQKAARSRYGQETEVRAEINPKTGEVHFSRLLLVVDEIENDATQISVTDARKKNPAAQTGDWIAETLPPFDFGRIAAQSAKQVIVQKVREAERDRQYQEYKDRIGDIVNGVVKRVEYGNVIVDLGRGEATIRRDEMIPREMFRAGDRVRAYVYDVRREQRGPQIFLSRTHPQFMSKLFKQEVPEIYDGVIEVKAVARDPGSRAKIAVISRDSSIDPVGACVGMRGSRVQAVVNELQGEKIDIIPWSPDEATFIVNALQPAEVVKVVLDEDAERIEVVVPDDQLSLAIGRRGQNVRLASQLTGWDIDILTEAEESERRQKEFLDRTNVFMNALDVDEVVGQLLASEGFRSVEELAFVEPAELAGIEGFDEDTAAEIQNRARAYLAKLEAEQDAKRIELGVEDEVKDVPGVTTAMLVKLGENEVKSVEDLAGCATDDLVGWTERKDGETVKNAGYLDGLEVSREDAEAIIMAARVKAGWIEAAPEPAEEGEPEQATA from the coding sequence ATGGCCGTCAGCGCCAATAAACTCGAACTCCTGCAGATCGCCGACGCGGTCGCGCGAGAAAAATCGATCGACCGGCAGATCGTGCTCGCTTCCATGGAGGATGCGATGCAAAAGGCGGCGCGCTCCCGCTACGGGCAGGAGACGGAAGTCCGCGCCGAGATCAACCCGAAGACGGGCGAAGTGCATTTCTCCCGCCTGCTGCTGGTTGTCGACGAGATCGAGAATGACGCGACGCAGATCAGCGTCACCGATGCCCGCAAGAAAAACCCGGCGGCGCAAACAGGCGATTGGATCGCCGAGACCTTGCCGCCTTTCGATTTCGGCCGCATCGCCGCGCAATCGGCGAAGCAGGTCATCGTGCAAAAAGTCCGCGAGGCGGAACGCGACCGGCAATATCAGGAATATAAGGATCGCATCGGCGACATCGTCAACGGTGTCGTCAAGCGCGTCGAATATGGCAATGTGATCGTCGATCTCGGCCGCGGCGAGGCGACCATCCGCCGCGACGAAATGATCCCGCGCGAAATGTTTCGCGCCGGCGACCGGGTCCGCGCCTATGTCTATGATGTCCGCCGCGAGCAGCGCGGACCGCAGATCTTCTTGTCGCGCACGCATCCGCAGTTCATGTCCAAGCTTTTCAAGCAGGAAGTGCCGGAAATCTACGATGGCGTGATCGAGGTGAAGGCAGTCGCACGCGATCCCGGCTCACGCGCGAAAATCGCGGTGATCTCGCGCGATTCCTCGATCGATCCGGTCGGTGCCTGCGTCGGTATGCGCGGTTCGCGCGTGCAGGCCGTGGTCAATGAATTGCAGGGCGAGAAGATCGACATCATTCCGTGGTCGCCGGATGAGGCGACCTTCATCGTCAATGCGCTGCAACCGGCGGAAGTCGTGAAAGTCGTTCTCGACGAAGATGCCGAACGCATTGAAGTCGTGGTGCCGGATGACCAATTATCGTTAGCGATCGGCCGCCGCGGTCAGAACGTGAGGCTCGCGTCTCAGCTCACAGGATGGGATATCGACATTTTGACCGAGGCTGAGGAATCCGAACGGCGGCAGAAAGAATTTCTCGACCGCACCAATGTGTTCATGAATGCGCTGGACGTCGACGAGGTCGTCGGCCAGCTTCTGGCCTCGGAAGGCTTCCGCTCGGTCGAAGAATTGGCCTTCGTGGAACCGGCGGAACTCGCCGGAATCGAGGGCTTCGACGAAGACACGGCGGCCGAAATCCAAAATCGGGCGCGGGCCTATCTGGCCAAGCTCGAAGCCGAGCAGGATGCAAAGCGCATCGAGCTTGGCGTCGAAGATGAAGTGAAGGATGTGCCGGGCGTGACCACGGCCATGCTTGTCAAGCTTGGCGAAAACGAGGTCAAAAGCGTCGAGGATCTCGCCGGATGCGCCACCGACGATCTCGTCGGCTGGACCGAACGCAAGGACGGCGAGACCGTCAAAAATGCAGGCTACTTGGACGGGCTTGAAGTCTCGCGCGAGGACGCAGAGGCGATCATCATGGCGGCGCGGGTCAAGGCCGGTTGGATTGAGGCTGCGCCGGAGCCCGCCGAAGAGGGCGAGCCGGAACAGGCGACCGCTTGA
- a CDS encoding RNA-binding protein, whose translation MKKARDDQDLAPDTLAPETGPERTCIVTRAKGSPENMIRFVLGPDLAVVPDIRQKLPGRGVWVTGRADKVAEAVKRQAFSRGFKVKAVVSVTLPDDLEMLLRQDCLQFLSLVNKAGLLVAGFAKVEAAIEAGHIAGLLHAADGGADGVRKLGQALHRRFGDAGHRPQIKLFTGEQLDLALGRTNVIHAALLAGATSEAFVTRCRRLTAYRSDALPEQDGSVLASAEDLTGPQDRAGLEDNQE comes from the coding sequence GTGAAGAAGGCGCGGGACGATCAAGACCTTGCGCCGGATACGCTAGCGCCTGAAACGGGGCCGGAACGGACCTGCATCGTCACGCGGGCGAAGGGTTCGCCGGAGAATATGATCCGGTTCGTCCTTGGGCCGGATCTGGCGGTCGTCCCGGACATAAGGCAAAAATTGCCGGGGCGTGGCGTCTGGGTCACGGGCCGCGCCGATAAGGTCGCGGAAGCCGTGAAGCGACAGGCTTTTTCAAGGGGATTCAAGGTGAAAGCCGTGGTCTCCGTCACACTGCCTGACGATCTTGAAATGCTTTTGCGTCAAGATTGTCTACAGTTTTTATCTTTGGTGAATAAAGCGGGTTTGCTTGTCGCTGGCTTTGCCAAGGTCGAGGCTGCCATCGAAGCCGGTCACATTGCCGGTCTGTTGCATGCGGCCGATGGCGGCGCCGATGGTGTGCGCAAGCTCGGACAGGCTTTGCACCGCCGCTTTGGGGATGCCGGGCACCGGCCGCAAATTAAACTCTTTACGGGCGAGCAATTGGATTTGGCTTTAGGCCGGACAAATGTGATACATGCTGCGCTTCTGGCGGGCGCGACGAGCGAGGCTTTCGTGACGCGGTGCCGCCGGTTGACGGCTTATCGATCCGATGCCTTGCCCGAGCAAGATGGAAGCGTTCTTGCTAGCGCGGAAGACTTGACCGGTCCTCAAGACAGGGCGGGTTTGGAAGACAATCAGGAATGA